In Clupea harengus chromosome 13, Ch_v2.0.2, whole genome shotgun sequence, one DNA window encodes the following:
- the smoc2 gene encoding SPARC-related modular calcium-binding protein 2 isoform X1 codes for MRTLLLLVLSCLLCVGRSQKFSALTFLRVEQDKECNMDCSGAPRKPLCASDGRTFTSRCEFLRAKCRDAQLEVIRGPCKEASRCVAEKKYTEQQAKKLFPQVFVPVCNPDGTYSEVQCHSYTGYCWCVTPNGRPISGSAVANKKPRCQGSKPERANPREPAKGVSLQIFSILNADESEGLVVESQPSMDEEDIISQYPTLWTEQVRSRQNRTRTQASSCDQEQQSAQEEARQHKNEAVFIPDCAHGGLYKPVQCHPSTGYCWCVLVDTGRPIPGTSTRKYEQPKCDGNARAHPSKPKDHYRSRHLQGCPGAKKTEFLTSVLDALSTDMVHAVTDPATAGRMLEPDPSHTLEERVVHWYFSQLDKNASGDIGKKEIKPFKRLLRKKSKPKKCVKKFVEYCDISNDKALSLQELMGCLGVTKEDGAKAGDGTTSSKLNTSKKQG; via the exons tTTTTGCGGGTGGAACAGGACAAGGAGTGCAACATGGATTGTTCTGGAGCCCCTCGGAAGCCCCTGTGCGCCTCAGATGGACGGACGTTCACGTCTCGCTGCGAGTTCCTTCGTGCGAAGTGTCGTGACGCCCAGCTGGAGGTCATCCGAGGGCCGTGCAAAG AGGCATCGAGATGTGTGGCTGAGAAGAAATACACAGAACAGCAGGCCAAGAAGCTCTTCCCACAAGTCTTTGTGCCTGTATGCAATCCAGATGGCACATACAGTGAG GTGCAGTGTCATAGCTACACAGGATACTGCTGGTGTGTCACTCCTAATGGCCGCCCTATCAGTGGCTCGGCTGTAGCCAATAAGAAGCCCAGATGCCAAG GGTCAAAACCTGAGAGGGCCAACCCTCGAGAACCAGCAAAAGGAG TTTCCTTGCAAATCTTTTCCATTCTAAATGCAGATGAGTCGGAAGGCCTCGTGGTGGAATCTCAGCCCTCGATGGACGAGGAAG ATATCATTTCCCAGTACCCAACCCTTTGGACAGAACAGGTCCGCAGTCGGCAGAACAGGACCCGGACCCAAG cctcctcctGTGACCAGGAGCAGCAGTCTGCACAAGAGGAGGCACGGCAGCATAAGAACGAGGCCGTCTTCATCCCTGACTGTGCCCACGGTGGCCTCTACAAGCCGGTCCAGTGCCACCCCTCCACTGGCtactgctggtgtgtgctggTTGACACGGGCCGACCCATCCCAGGCACCTCCACACG GAA GTACGAACAGCCAAAATGCGACGGCAATGCCAGAGCTCATCCAAGTAAACCCAAGGACCATTATAGGAGCAGACATCTCCAGG GATGTCCAGGTGCAAAGAAGACGGAATTTCTCACAAGTGTTCTGGACGCTTTATCCACAGACATGGTGCATGCGGTCACAGACCCAGCCACAGCAGGCAG GATGCTGGAGCCAGACCCCAGtcacacactggaggagagggtggtgcATTGGTACTTCAGCCAGCTGGATAAGAACGCCAGTGGCGACATCGGCAAGAAGGAGATCAAGCCCTTCAAGAGGCTGCTACGCAAGAAGTCCAAGCCCAAGAAGTGTGTGAAGAAGTTCGTGGAGTACTGTGACATCAGCAACGACAAGGCACTCTCGCTGCAAGAGCTCATGGGCTGTCTGGGTGTCACAAAGGAGGACG GAGCTAAAGCTGGTGATGGGACAACTTCTAGTAAACTG AACACCTCTAAGAAGCAAGGCTGA
- the smoc2 gene encoding SPARC-related modular calcium-binding protein 2 isoform X3 has product MRTLLLLVLSCLLCVGRSQKFSALTFLRVEQDKECNMDCSGAPRKPLCASDGRTFTSRCEFLRAKCRDAQLEVIRGPCKEASRCVAEKKYTEQQAKKLFPQVFVPVCNPDGTYSEVQCHSYTGYCWCVTPNGRPISGSAVANKKPRCQGSKPERANPREPAKGDESEGLVVESQPSMDEEDIISQYPTLWTEQVRSRQNRTRTQASSCDQEQQSAQEEARQHKNEAVFIPDCAHGGLYKPVQCHPSTGYCWCVLVDTGRPIPGTSTRKYEQPKCDGNARAHPSKPKDHYRSRHLQGCPGAKKTEFLTSVLDALSTDMVHAVTDPATAGRMLEPDPSHTLEERVVHWYFSQLDKNASGDIGKKEIKPFKRLLRKKSKPKKCVKKFVEYCDISNDKALSLQELMGCLGVTKEDGAKAGDGTTSSKLNTSKKQG; this is encoded by the exons tTTTTGCGGGTGGAACAGGACAAGGAGTGCAACATGGATTGTTCTGGAGCCCCTCGGAAGCCCCTGTGCGCCTCAGATGGACGGACGTTCACGTCTCGCTGCGAGTTCCTTCGTGCGAAGTGTCGTGACGCCCAGCTGGAGGTCATCCGAGGGCCGTGCAAAG AGGCATCGAGATGTGTGGCTGAGAAGAAATACACAGAACAGCAGGCCAAGAAGCTCTTCCCACAAGTCTTTGTGCCTGTATGCAATCCAGATGGCACATACAGTGAG GTGCAGTGTCATAGCTACACAGGATACTGCTGGTGTGTCACTCCTAATGGCCGCCCTATCAGTGGCTCGGCTGTAGCCAATAAGAAGCCCAGATGCCAAG GGTCAAAACCTGAGAGGGCCAACCCTCGAGAACCAGCAAAAGGAG ATGAGTCGGAAGGCCTCGTGGTGGAATCTCAGCCCTCGATGGACGAGGAAG ATATCATTTCCCAGTACCCAACCCTTTGGACAGAACAGGTCCGCAGTCGGCAGAACAGGACCCGGACCCAAG cctcctcctGTGACCAGGAGCAGCAGTCTGCACAAGAGGAGGCACGGCAGCATAAGAACGAGGCCGTCTTCATCCCTGACTGTGCCCACGGTGGCCTCTACAAGCCGGTCCAGTGCCACCCCTCCACTGGCtactgctggtgtgtgctggTTGACACGGGCCGACCCATCCCAGGCACCTCCACACG GAA GTACGAACAGCCAAAATGCGACGGCAATGCCAGAGCTCATCCAAGTAAACCCAAGGACCATTATAGGAGCAGACATCTCCAGG GATGTCCAGGTGCAAAGAAGACGGAATTTCTCACAAGTGTTCTGGACGCTTTATCCACAGACATGGTGCATGCGGTCACAGACCCAGCCACAGCAGGCAG GATGCTGGAGCCAGACCCCAGtcacacactggaggagagggtggtgcATTGGTACTTCAGCCAGCTGGATAAGAACGCCAGTGGCGACATCGGCAAGAAGGAGATCAAGCCCTTCAAGAGGCTGCTACGCAAGAAGTCCAAGCCCAAGAAGTGTGTGAAGAAGTTCGTGGAGTACTGTGACATCAGCAACGACAAGGCACTCTCGCTGCAAGAGCTCATGGGCTGTCTGGGTGTCACAAAGGAGGACG GAGCTAAAGCTGGTGATGGGACAACTTCTAGTAAACTG AACACCTCTAAGAAGCAAGGCTGA
- the smoc2 gene encoding SPARC-related modular calcium-binding protein 2 isoform X2 codes for MRTLLLLVLSCLLCVGRSQKFSALTFLRVEQDKECNMDCSGAPRKPLCASDGRTFTSRCEFLRAKCRDAQLEVIRGPCKEASRCVAEKKYTEQQAKKLFPQVFVPVCNPDGTYSEVQCHSYTGYCWCVTPNGRPISGSAVANKKPRCQGSKPERANPREPAKGVSLQIFSILNADESEGLVVESQPSMDEEDIISQYPTLWTEQVRSRQNRTRTQASSCDQEQQSAQEEARQHKNEAVFIPDCAHGGLYKPVQCHPSTGYCWCVLVDTGRPIPGTSTRYEQPKCDGNARAHPSKPKDHYRSRHLQGCPGAKKTEFLTSVLDALSTDMVHAVTDPATAGRMLEPDPSHTLEERVVHWYFSQLDKNASGDIGKKEIKPFKRLLRKKSKPKKCVKKFVEYCDISNDKALSLQELMGCLGVTKEDGAKAGDGTTSSKLNTSKKQG; via the exons tTTTTGCGGGTGGAACAGGACAAGGAGTGCAACATGGATTGTTCTGGAGCCCCTCGGAAGCCCCTGTGCGCCTCAGATGGACGGACGTTCACGTCTCGCTGCGAGTTCCTTCGTGCGAAGTGTCGTGACGCCCAGCTGGAGGTCATCCGAGGGCCGTGCAAAG AGGCATCGAGATGTGTGGCTGAGAAGAAATACACAGAACAGCAGGCCAAGAAGCTCTTCCCACAAGTCTTTGTGCCTGTATGCAATCCAGATGGCACATACAGTGAG GTGCAGTGTCATAGCTACACAGGATACTGCTGGTGTGTCACTCCTAATGGCCGCCCTATCAGTGGCTCGGCTGTAGCCAATAAGAAGCCCAGATGCCAAG GGTCAAAACCTGAGAGGGCCAACCCTCGAGAACCAGCAAAAGGAG TTTCCTTGCAAATCTTTTCCATTCTAAATGCAGATGAGTCGGAAGGCCTCGTGGTGGAATCTCAGCCCTCGATGGACGAGGAAG ATATCATTTCCCAGTACCCAACCCTTTGGACAGAACAGGTCCGCAGTCGGCAGAACAGGACCCGGACCCAAG cctcctcctGTGACCAGGAGCAGCAGTCTGCACAAGAGGAGGCACGGCAGCATAAGAACGAGGCCGTCTTCATCCCTGACTGTGCCCACGGTGGCCTCTACAAGCCGGTCCAGTGCCACCCCTCCACTGGCtactgctggtgtgtgctggTTGACACGGGCCGACCCATCCCAGGCACCTCCACACG GTACGAACAGCCAAAATGCGACGGCAATGCCAGAGCTCATCCAAGTAAACCCAAGGACCATTATAGGAGCAGACATCTCCAGG GATGTCCAGGTGCAAAGAAGACGGAATTTCTCACAAGTGTTCTGGACGCTTTATCCACAGACATGGTGCATGCGGTCACAGACCCAGCCACAGCAGGCAG GATGCTGGAGCCAGACCCCAGtcacacactggaggagagggtggtgcATTGGTACTTCAGCCAGCTGGATAAGAACGCCAGTGGCGACATCGGCAAGAAGGAGATCAAGCCCTTCAAGAGGCTGCTACGCAAGAAGTCCAAGCCCAAGAAGTGTGTGAAGAAGTTCGTGGAGTACTGTGACATCAGCAACGACAAGGCACTCTCGCTGCAAGAGCTCATGGGCTGTCTGGGTGTCACAAAGGAGGACG GAGCTAAAGCTGGTGATGGGACAACTTCTAGTAAACTG AACACCTCTAAGAAGCAAGGCTGA
- the smoc2 gene encoding SPARC-related modular calcium-binding protein 2 isoform X4 — translation MRTLLLLVLSCLLCVGRSQKFSALTFLRVEQDKECNMDCSGAPRKPLCASDGRTFTSRCEFLRAKCRDAQLEVIRGPCKEASRCVAEKKYTEQQAKKLFPQVFVPVCNPDGTYSEVQCHSYTGYCWCVTPNGRPISGSAVANKKPRCQGSKPERANPREPAKGDESEGLVVESQPSMDEEDIISQYPTLWTEQVRSRQNRTRTQASSCDQEQQSAQEEARQHKNEAVFIPDCAHGGLYKPVQCHPSTGYCWCVLVDTGRPIPGTSTRYEQPKCDGNARAHPSKPKDHYRSRHLQGCPGAKKTEFLTSVLDALSTDMVHAVTDPATAGRMLEPDPSHTLEERVVHWYFSQLDKNASGDIGKKEIKPFKRLLRKKSKPKKCVKKFVEYCDISNDKALSLQELMGCLGVTKEDGAKAGDGTTSSKLNTSKKQG, via the exons tTTTTGCGGGTGGAACAGGACAAGGAGTGCAACATGGATTGTTCTGGAGCCCCTCGGAAGCCCCTGTGCGCCTCAGATGGACGGACGTTCACGTCTCGCTGCGAGTTCCTTCGTGCGAAGTGTCGTGACGCCCAGCTGGAGGTCATCCGAGGGCCGTGCAAAG AGGCATCGAGATGTGTGGCTGAGAAGAAATACACAGAACAGCAGGCCAAGAAGCTCTTCCCACAAGTCTTTGTGCCTGTATGCAATCCAGATGGCACATACAGTGAG GTGCAGTGTCATAGCTACACAGGATACTGCTGGTGTGTCACTCCTAATGGCCGCCCTATCAGTGGCTCGGCTGTAGCCAATAAGAAGCCCAGATGCCAAG GGTCAAAACCTGAGAGGGCCAACCCTCGAGAACCAGCAAAAGGAG ATGAGTCGGAAGGCCTCGTGGTGGAATCTCAGCCCTCGATGGACGAGGAAG ATATCATTTCCCAGTACCCAACCCTTTGGACAGAACAGGTCCGCAGTCGGCAGAACAGGACCCGGACCCAAG cctcctcctGTGACCAGGAGCAGCAGTCTGCACAAGAGGAGGCACGGCAGCATAAGAACGAGGCCGTCTTCATCCCTGACTGTGCCCACGGTGGCCTCTACAAGCCGGTCCAGTGCCACCCCTCCACTGGCtactgctggtgtgtgctggTTGACACGGGCCGACCCATCCCAGGCACCTCCACACG GTACGAACAGCCAAAATGCGACGGCAATGCCAGAGCTCATCCAAGTAAACCCAAGGACCATTATAGGAGCAGACATCTCCAGG GATGTCCAGGTGCAAAGAAGACGGAATTTCTCACAAGTGTTCTGGACGCTTTATCCACAGACATGGTGCATGCGGTCACAGACCCAGCCACAGCAGGCAG GATGCTGGAGCCAGACCCCAGtcacacactggaggagagggtggtgcATTGGTACTTCAGCCAGCTGGATAAGAACGCCAGTGGCGACATCGGCAAGAAGGAGATCAAGCCCTTCAAGAGGCTGCTACGCAAGAAGTCCAAGCCCAAGAAGTGTGTGAAGAAGTTCGTGGAGTACTGTGACATCAGCAACGACAAGGCACTCTCGCTGCAAGAGCTCATGGGCTGTCTGGGTGTCACAAAGGAGGACG GAGCTAAAGCTGGTGATGGGACAACTTCTAGTAAACTG AACACCTCTAAGAAGCAAGGCTGA